In Bacteroidota bacterium, a single genomic region encodes these proteins:
- a CDS encoding response regulator, with amino-acid sequence MYYQNLKQKIRNFFKSFFYIGVGKSLLIWFLAISFIPLASVSFINYLNSYLGLTIIAEKSLITTSQLRIEYIESFFKSKVDYLNIESTQKETIDLLSALKISFDKTVNKGDYQHASDRMSKSEILKAKYSAQSLKEQFKDLYLIDKEGNLLFTLNEEPLLGTNLFNSLPSKSKLKEICKQVLISSEVKFSDLENHKNTYKNISGFIAKSIIDDKGNLIGIIAIRISVDDLNYILRYNADLGDTGESYLVGEDLLFRSSSRFEEDSVIMHKQAKNVKTLKWLNFKTHQNDPQYLALNKLDKEEITTYMNNRGYYVLGIYRDLPFLSKLGVNWVMVEEIKHDEAFEYAKQLSDIAKVSFIITVIIVFFVSIFVTRWFVNPIKKLSAWTKQVAEGELQPKNIKAPKNEVGEMVDTFNSLVVSLTNYANISQSSAYGDYSKAVEIRSEKDVLGNSMHAMIESFKEVVRQANKIAKGDYTSDIRPRSEQDALGISLFEMTRQLRINSKEIKEQDWLKTGINKIDGILSGQENIQQLTDDVINFFIEYLGSQIGLLYIKEDGYLNLSATYAFKKSDKNFKRFEIGEGIVGQVAKDQKLITLCESKEILPSLNLAFGEKTPEHFIVAPVIFEKQTTGVIILGSVNEFTDIQQQFFKMVLDSVAISVDSVQSRVQVELLLKQTQELADELTVQQEELRQTNEELEQQTQALKLSEENLKNQQEELKVTNEELEERTNDLEIQRDNIKSKNEELKRAQEEIEQKAKDLEKASKYKSEFMANMSHELRTPLNSILVLSHLLSENKSKHLNEKEVEFAKTINSSGSDLLELINEILDLSKVESGKLDLHIEEFYFHDLTAFIQRTFGPLTDSKKLKLITQIQDGVPQFIKTDIQRVYQILKNLFSNAIKFTSSGSITLNIYRPEADFKPEKSGLDASNSVAISVIDTGIGIKNDKLDLIFEAFKQADGTTSRKYGGTGLGLTISRSFSEILGGEIMLTSEYGKGTTFTLYLPLVFDENKHQKMMEASELKSNFSTSKKEQPQSQNNIISLKEPSFKDDRSSITAGDKFILVIEDDENFSKVLYDLSHEKGFKCMVALDGESGLHLAEFHQPSAIILDIGLPGIDGYEVMERLKDNTRTRHIPVHFISASDKSMKAMKMGAIGYLTKPVSNNKLDEAFKKIETIISKPIKRVLVVEDDQIMRTSIVKLLGDTNIKIVAVDTAQKAYELLKTEKFDCQILDLGLEDMSGFELLGKIRADKNIVDLPIIIYTGKDLSKEDEKKLNLYADSIILKGARSFERLLSETTLFLHQIESEMPESKRKILQQLHNREEMLKDKTILIVDDDMRNVFALSSLLEEKGLKIIAAKNGMDGLDKLSKTPEIDLVLMDIMMPEMDGYEAMQEIRKDQKYKKLPIIALTAKAMKEDRERCIAAGANDYLAKPVDTEKLLSLLRVWLYNK; translated from the coding sequence ATGTATTATCAAAACCTGAAACAAAAAATAAGGAATTTTTTTAAATCATTTTTTTATATTGGAGTTGGCAAATCCTTACTAATATGGTTTCTTGCCATTTCTTTTATTCCTCTGGCATCAGTGAGTTTTATTAATTATTTAAACTCATACCTTGGCTTAACAATAATAGCTGAAAAATCATTAATTACTACATCCCAACTTCGCATTGAATACATTGAATCTTTTTTCAAAAGCAAGGTTGACTACTTGAATATTGAAAGTACACAAAAAGAAACTATTGATTTACTATCGGCTTTAAAAATCAGCTTTGATAAAACAGTTAACAAGGGCGATTATCAGCATGCCAGTGACCGGATGTCTAAATCTGAAATATTAAAAGCAAAATATTCAGCCCAAAGTTTAAAAGAACAATTTAAGGATCTCTATCTAATCGATAAAGAAGGGAATTTGCTTTTTACCCTAAACGAAGAACCATTACTTGGAACCAATCTATTCAACTCGCTTCCTTCAAAGAGTAAATTAAAAGAAATATGTAAACAGGTTTTGATATCTTCTGAAGTGAAATTTTCTGATCTCGAGAATCACAAAAACACTTATAAAAACATATCCGGCTTTATTGCCAAATCAATTATTGATGATAAAGGGAACCTCATTGGAATCATAGCAATCAGAATTTCAGTTGATGATTTAAATTATATACTCAGGTATAATGCTGATCTGGGAGATACAGGAGAAAGTTATCTTGTCGGAGAAGATTTATTATTTCGCTCTTCTTCACGTTTTGAGGAAGATTCGGTGATTATGCATAAGCAAGCCAAGAATGTTAAAACATTGAAGTGGCTTAATTTCAAAACTCATCAGAACGACCCTCAATATCTGGCCCTTAACAAATTGGATAAGGAAGAAATAACTACTTATATGAATAACCGAGGCTATTATGTTTTGGGAATTTATCGCGACTTACCCTTTTTAAGTAAATTAGGAGTGAATTGGGTAATGGTTGAAGAAATAAAACACGATGAAGCATTCGAATATGCGAAACAATTATCCGATATTGCCAAAGTTTCATTTATCATTACGGTAATCATTGTATTTTTCGTATCGATTTTTGTCACTCGCTGGTTTGTCAATCCTATCAAAAAACTTTCGGCTTGGACAAAACAGGTTGCTGAAGGAGAATTACAACCCAAAAATATAAAAGCTCCGAAAAATGAAGTTGGTGAAATGGTCGATACCTTCAATTCACTGGTTGTTTCATTAACCAACTATGCAAATATCAGTCAGTCATCGGCCTATGGCGACTATTCAAAAGCAGTTGAAATAAGAAGTGAAAAAGATGTATTAGGAAACTCTATGCATGCCATGATAGAGAGCTTTAAAGAAGTTGTTCGCCAGGCCAATAAAATTGCCAAAGGAGATTATACTTCAGATATCAGACCCAGAAGTGAACAGGATGCACTGGGAATTTCACTCTTTGAAATGACCAGACAATTACGTATCAACTCAAAAGAAATTAAAGAACAAGATTGGCTAAAAACCGGCATCAACAAAATTGACGGCATATTAAGCGGGCAGGAGAACATTCAACAACTCACTGATGATGTCATCAATTTCTTCATCGAATATCTTGGATCGCAAATTGGTCTGCTTTATATTAAAGAAGATGGTTACCTCAATCTTTCGGCTACGTATGCCTTTAAAAAATCGGATAAAAACTTTAAAAGGTTTGAAATCGGTGAAGGGATTGTTGGTCAGGTAGCGAAAGATCAAAAACTAATTACCTTATGTGAGTCTAAAGAAATTTTGCCAAGTTTAAATCTTGCATTTGGTGAAAAAACACCGGAACACTTTATTGTTGCGCCCGTTATTTTCGAAAAACAAACAACCGGCGTAATCATCTTGGGTTCTGTTAATGAATTTACCGATATACAGCAGCAGTTTTTTAAAATGGTGCTGGATAGTGTTGCAATTTCAGTAGATTCGGTTCAATCGAGGGTACAAGTGGAACTATTACTTAAACAAACACAAGAATTAGCAGATGAATTAACTGTTCAACAAGAAGAATTAAGACAAACTAACGAAGAATTGGAGCAACAAACACAAGCACTTAAACTTTCTGAAGAAAATCTTAAAAACCAGCAAGAAGAACTGAAAGTTACAAATGAGGAACTGGAAGAACGCACCAACGATTTGGAAATACAACGAGACAATATTAAGAGTAAGAATGAAGAGTTGAAAAGGGCGCAGGAAGAAATTGAACAAAAAGCCAAAGATTTAGAAAAAGCAAGCAAATATAAGTCAGAGTTCATGGCAAATATGTCGCATGAACTGCGAACACCATTGAACAGCATTCTCGTCTTATCACATTTGCTTTCAGAAAACAAGTCTAAACATTTGAATGAAAAAGAAGTTGAGTTTGCCAAAACCATAAATTCATCCGGTTCTGATTTATTAGAGTTGATCAATGAAATACTTGATCTTTCAAAGGTTGAATCAGGGAAATTGGATTTACATATCGAAGAATTCTACTTTCATGACCTAACCGCTTTTATTCAAAGAACCTTCGGACCTTTGACCGACAGCAAAAAACTTAAATTGATCACCCAAATTCAGGATGGGGTACCGCAATTTATTAAAACCGACATCCAACGTGTATATCAAATTCTTAAAAACCTTTTCTCTAATGCCATCAAATTCACTTCCAGTGGCAGTATTACACTTAACATATATAGACCGGAGGCAGATTTTAAACCGGAGAAGAGTGGTTTAGACGCTTCCAATTCTGTGGCAATTTCAGTTATTGATACAGGTATTGGAATAAAAAATGATAAACTCGATTTAATTTTCGAAGCATTTAAACAAGCTGATGGAACTACCAGCAGAAAGTATGGTGGTACAGGTCTTGGCTTAACTATTTCCAGAAGTTTTTCAGAAATCCTTGGTGGTGAAATAATGCTTACCAGTGAATATGGCAAAGGCACAACCTTTACTTTATATCTACCTCTTGTATTTGATGAAAACAAGCATCAAAAGATGATGGAAGCAAGTGAGTTGAAATCGAACTTTTCAACAAGCAAGAAAGAACAGCCGCAGTCACAAAACAATATCATTTCATTAAAAGAACCATCCTTTAAAGATGACAGAAGCAGTATAACTGCAGGTGATAAGTTTATCCTTGTTATTGAGGATGATGAAAATTTCAGTAAAGTATTGTATGACCTTTCACATGAAAAAGGATTTAAATGCATGGTAGCCCTTGATGGTGAATCAGGTTTACATTTGGCAGAATTTCATCAGCCTAGTGCAATCATACTTGATATTGGACTGCCCGGAATTGATGGTTATGAAGTAATGGAAAGGCTTAAGGACAATACGCGAACCAGACATATACCCGTTCATTTTATTTCTGCTTCCGACAAATCGATGAAAGCCATGAAAATGGGCGCAATCGGTTATTTAACAAAGCCTGTAAGTAACAATAAACTTGATGAAGCATTCAAAAAAATAGAAACGATTATCTCAAAGCCGATCAAAAGGGTTCTTGTGGTTGAAGACGATCAAATTATGCGGACCAGTATTGTCAAACTGCTTGGAGATACAAATATTAAAATCGTTGCCGTCGATACCGCCCAAAAAGCTTATGAGCTTTTAAAAACCGAAAAATTTGATTGTCAGATTTTAGATTTAGGATTAGAAGACATGTCGGGTTTCGAATTGTTGGGAAAAATCAGAGCAGATAAAAACATTGTTGACCTACCCATTATTATTTATACCGGGAAGGACCTATCGAAAGAAGATGAAAAAAAATTGAACCTGTATGCTGATAGTATTATTTTAAAAGGAGCCCGTTCGTTCGAGCGACTACTATCGGAAACCACCCTCTTCTTGCATCAAATTGAATCAGAAATGCCGGAAAGCAAAAGAAAAATTTTACAACAGCTTCATAACAGGGAGGAAATGCTTAAAGATAAAACCATTCTTATTGTTGATGATGACATGAGAAATGTATTTGCTTTATCGAGTTTATTAGAAGAAAAAGGACTCAAAATTATAGCTGCAAAAAATGGAATGGACGGATTGGACAAATTGTCGAAAACCCCCGAGATAGATTTGGTATTAATGGACATTATGATGCCTGAAATGGATGGATATGAAGCAATG